One Fundulus heteroclitus isolate FHET01 chromosome 11, MU-UCD_Fhet_4.1, whole genome shotgun sequence DNA segment encodes these proteins:
- the vamp2 gene encoding vesicle-associated membrane protein 2, which translates to MSAPAAGAPAPEGGNQAPPNLTSNRRLQQTQAQVDEVVDIMRVNVDKVLERDQKLSELDDRADALQAGASQFETSAAKLKNKYWWKNAKMMIILGVICVIVLIVIIVYFST; encoded by the exons AT GTCTGCCCCAGCCGCTGGAGCCCCTGCGCCAGAGGGAGGGAATCAGGCCCCTCCCAACCTCACCAGCAACCGCCGTCTGCAGCAGACACAGGCGCAGGTGGATGAG GTGGTGGATATCATGCGTGTAAACGTGGACAAGGTTCTGGAGCGTGATCAGAAGCTGTCAGAGCTGGACGACAGGGCCGATGCCCTGCAGGCTGGAGCTTCTCAGTTTGAGACTAGCGCtgcaaaactgaagaataaGTACTGGTGGAAGAATGCCAAG ATGATGATTATCCTGGGTGTGATATGTGTGATTGTCCTCATTGTCATTATTG TGTACTTCAGCACCTAA